Proteins encoded within one genomic window of Naumovozyma dairenensis CBS 421 chromosome 6, complete genome:
- the PCS60 gene encoding Pcs60p (similar to Saccharomyces cerevisiae PCS60 (YBR222C); ancestral locus Anc_6.120): MTSTASFNDTFKVSDNVAVVIPETDVQVTYRDLSHMVGHFQTIFKNPESPLYSEVKRQDTLAISIPNGLEFIVAYLGATMDAKISAPLNPNYKENEFNFYLNDLKSRAVCVPKGTLKDSNSQIVKAAKNFGCFITELYFNQKRFRVEYEIYSPKDNYKTLIYSSLSKPKFINNDPQRFPGFSRSTDVAMILHTSGTTSAPKTVPLLHLNIVRSTLNISQSYKLTEQDRSYIVMPLFHVHGLIGVLLSTFRIQGSVVVPHRFSPKTFWKQFITYKCTWFSCVPTISMIMLNVPKPSPMPYIRFIRSCSSALAPATFHRLERNFQCPVLEAYAMTEASHQMTSNNLPPMKRKPGTVGRPQGVEVFILDDNDNVLEQGKIGEVSIRGENVTLGYKNNDKANKENFTERENFFRTGDQGYFDPEGFLVLTGRIKELINRGGEKISPIEVDGVMLSNPKVDEAVSFGVPNEMYGQVVHAAVVLKPGAKMEHDEFITFLSDKLAKFKLPVKVYFVDKLPKTATGKIQRRIIAATFARATKNTSKL, translated from the coding sequence ATGACTTCTACCGCTTCATTCAACGATACCTTTAAAGTGTCTGACAACGTTGCCGTAGTCATCCCAGAAACTGATGTCCAAGTAACTTATAGGGATTTATCCCATATGGTGGGACACTTCCAAACTATCTTTAAAAATCCCGAATCACCTTTATATTCAGAAGTGAAGAGACAAGATACATTGGCTATTTCAATTCCTAATGGATTGGAATTTATAGTTGCATATTTAGGTGCTACTATGGATGCAAAGATTAGTGCGCCTTTAAATCcaaattataaagaaaacgaattcaatttctatttgaatgatttaaaaTCAAGAGCTGTTTGTGTACCAAAAGGTACATTAAAGGACTCAAACTCTCAAATTGTTAAAGCCGCCAAGAATTTTGGGTGCTTTATCACTGAATTGTATTTCAACCAAAAAAGGTTTAGAGttgaatatgaaatttATTCGCCAAAGGATAACTATAAGACATTGATTTATAGTTCATTATCGAAACctaaatttatcaataacGACCCTCAACGATTCCCGGGATTTTCCCGCTCTACTGATGTTGCAATGATCTTACATACAAGTGGTACTACGTCTGCTCCTAAGACAGTCCCATTGTTAcatttaaatattgttaGGTCGACGTTAAATATTTCACAGTCTTACAAACTAACTGAACAAGATCGTTCATATATTGTCATGCCGTTATTCCACGTCCACGGCCTTATTGGTGTTTTACTTTCTACATTCCGTATACAAGGTTCTGTAGTTGTCCCGCATAGATTCTCACCAAAGACATTTTGGAAACAATTCATTACTTACAAGTGTACTTGGTTCAGTTGTGTCCCAACCATTAGTATGATAATGTTAAACGTTCCTAAACCTTCACCAATGCCATATATTAGATTCATTAGATCATGTTCTTCTGCATTGGCTCCTGCTACTTTCCATAGACTGGAAAGGAATTTCCAATGTCCTGTATTAGAAGCATATGCAATGACTGAAGCATCCCATCAAATGACATCGAATAATTTACCTCCtatgaaaaggaaaccGGGAACAGTCGGAAGGCCACAAGGTGTGGAAGTTTTCATTTtggatgataatgataatgtgTTAGAACAAGGTAAGATTGGCGAAGTATCCATTAGGGGTGAAAATGTCACTTTAGGATATAAGAACAATGATAAAGCTAATAAGGAAAACTTTACAGAAAGGGAGAACTTCTTTAGGACTGGTGATCAAGGGTATTTTGATCCTGAAGGATTTTTAGTACTAACTGGTCGTATAAAGGAGTTAATTAATAGAGGCGGAGAAAAGATTTCGCCAATTGAAGTAGATGGTGTCATGTTATCTAATCCTAAAGTGGATGAGGCAGTTAGTTTCGGTGTTCCAAATGAAATGTATGGACAAGTTGTCCATGCTGCGGTTGTGTTGAAACCAGGTGCTAAAATGGAGCATGATGAATTCATCACCTTTTTAAGCGATAAATTAGCAAAATTTAAGCTGCCAGTAAAGGTCTACTTCGTCGATAAATTACCAAAAACAGCTACCGGAAAGATACAAAGAAGAATCATTGCTGCAACTTTTGCTAGAGCTACCAAGAACACCAGCAAATTATGA
- the TDP1 gene encoding tyrosyl-DNA phosphodiesterase 1 (similar to Saccharomyces cerevisiae TDP1 (YBR223C); ancestral locus Anc_6.121), producing MEKKNSSDATYNKSRKRSASEAALQVQKKWAEQSYNNTENNNNNNNREKDIKDISYGKTSSSSFKANNAELINTRESSKRLRTEDAIDLTIPFESDTSSTDAIIDLTSSDNETGKPDEKKMIKEKETFANLQKKTKTHTPEINLDNSPFRLIKSEMYDTIDNDISSPYFITMKDILNGSNLKETILLSFQFELDFIIPQFNKNIEKITIIAQRGTISPFTHPRDKQLWEIFQHLEIIEFQMPPYTCHHSKMIINYYRDNSCKIFLPSNNLTYKETNLPQQVCWCSPKLVPLTSSSLDTIPTFKENLIDYFKSYKMGKITNLLKKLESIDFSPLKNFNFIYSTPNKDFSSGLKLLAKNLLPTEKKNWSKMMDSDITSHYLCQTSSIGASLSKSKPINIFTHLMIPLLTSIMDSEVIYDENIKKLNFKDTQELLTDYENMKIVPYIVFPTKEECLNTPMQYLPSGWFHFKYLHNEQSKSYYHMLSKDFQIFYKQNRTKINNIRYKRKSTPAHSKFYLKSRITKKNSTNDNPFENLDWCLYTSANLSVSALGRITSAPRNYEVGILFNNDELPEKMQLKCKSFVDTIYLNNDAPQDKDANDNFTLMVPFTLPVSKYDTDVERAFCQDVDYP from the coding sequence atggaaaagaagaatagTAGTGACGCAACCTACAATAAGTCCAGGAAAAGATCTGCATCTGAAGCTGCTTTACAAGtccaaaaaaaatgggCAGAACAAtcttataataataccgaaaataataataataataataatagagaGAAAGATATTAAAGACATATCCTATGGTAAaacctcttcttcttcttttaagGCAAATAATGCCGAACTGATCAATACAAGGGAATCTTCAAAAAGGTTGCGAACAGAGGACGCAATTGATCTTACAATTCCCTTTGAGAGTGATACTTCTTCAACTGATGCTATTATTGATTTGACATCTTCCGATAATGAAACAGGAAAGCCTGATGaaaaaaagatgataaaagaaaaagaaacatttgCAAACTTACAGAAGAAGACTAAAACACATACACCAGAAATAAACTTGGATAATTCACCTTTTAGATTAATCAAATCGGAAATGTACGATACTATTGATAACGATATCTCTTCACCATATTTTATTACCATGaaagatatattaaatGGTTCTAATTTGAAGGAGACAATCCTCTTAAGCTTCCAATTTGAACTTGATTTTATAATACCacaatttaataaaaatatagagAAAATAACTATAATTGCTCAAAGAGGCACAATAAGTCCTTTCACTCATCCAAGAGATAAACAATTATGGGAAATATTTCAACATTTagaaatcattgaattcCAAATGCCACCATATACATGCCATCATTCAAAAATGatcattaattattatagaGACAATTCTTGTAAAATCTTTTTACCTTCCAATAATCTTACttataaagaaacaaatttgCCACAACAAGTTTGTTGGTGTAGTCCCAAACTAGTACCTTTAACTTCTTCCTCACTTGATACAATACCAacttttaaagaaaatctAATCGATTACTTCAAATCATATAAAATGGGGaaaataacaaatttattaaaaaaattagaaagtATCGATTTTTCACCTTTAAAGAActtcaatttcatataCTCAACTCCCAATAAAGATTTCTCATCTGGTTTAAAACTGCTAGCTAAAAACTTATTACCAAcggaaaagaaaaattggtCAAAAATGATGGATTCTGATATCACATCTCATTATTTATGTCAAACTTCCTCCATTGGTGCTTCATTGTCGAAATCTAAACCAATAAATATCTTTACTCACTTAATGATCCCTTTATTAACTAGTATCATGGATTCTGAAGTCATATATGATGAGAacattaaaaaattgaattttaaaGACACTCAAGAACTATTAACTGATTATGAGAACATGAAAATTGTTCCTTATATAGTATTCCCTACAAAGGAAGAATGTTTGAATACACCAATGCAATATCTACCATCAGGTTGGTTCcattttaaatatttacataatGAACAATCAAAAAGTTATTATCATATGTTATCCAAAGATTTCCAAATCTtttataaacaaaatagaactaaaattaataatatcagaTATAAAAGGAAATCAACACCAGCTCattccaaattttatttgaaatcaagGATTAcgaagaaaaattcaactAATGATAATCCATTTGAAAATCTAGATTGGTGTCTTTACACCTCTGCAAATTTAAGTGTTAGTGCACTAGGTAGGATAACAAGTGCTCCCAGAAATTATGAAGTAGggatattatttaataatgatgaattaccTGAGAAAATGCAATTGAAATGTAAGAGTTTTGTCGAtactatttatttaaataacGACGCACCACAAGATAAGGAtgctaatgataattttacaTTGATGGTCCCATTTACTTTGCCTGTTTCTAAGTATGACACAGACGTTGAAAGGGCTTTTTGTCAAGACGTCGATTATccataa
- the NDAI0F01820 gene encoding uncharacterized protein (similar to Saccharomyces cerevisiae YBR220C; ancestral locus Anc_6.118) — MEPSKSYRSLAKHDLPQFYLLVALYFVQGIPVGLAFGTIPFLLKSMVKETSFTSLGVFSIATYPYSLKILWSPIIDSLYSKKIGRRRSWIIPIQLASGLMLYILGHCISKGYIFSGVDAAFHPEQTVESMRTVKISTLTWYFGSLVFLCATQDIAVDGWALTILSKRSLSYASTAQTVGLNMGYFLSFTVFLSLNSGEFVNKYFRKIPQKFGWISLGGYMKFAGFVYVIVTIYVGFCTTENPFISNKKTGILPYHIDTSEDIHIEEKKDDDLYIETNGDEEDGFSDRTRSLGFIYKCFFKVLKLKSVRTLTFIHLISKIAFQCNEGATNLKLLEQGFKREDLAVTVLIDVPFEIIFGYYVAKWSSDSENERHHHSDTEAHKNTKSPVRFRKWIKWFVGDAGVLTPWLWGYLGRLLSAILGSYVIHQFPKNGELTKGYFFLIIIQHLLGSFMATVQFVGISAFHTRIADPVLGGTYMTLLNTLSNFGGTWPRFFVMSMINYFTIYECELPNSEERNLVFKGGNMEVCTNGLHGEVKIIRDGYYVTNALCVVLGVILYFCYLKRKAQQLQTLPISAWRCKT; from the coding sequence ATGGAACCATCTAAATCATATAGATCATTAGCGAAGCATGATCTTCCGCAATTCTATCTTTTAGTTGCATTATATTTTGTCCAAGGTATACCTGTTGGATTAGCCTTTGGAACCATCCCATTCCTTTTAAAGTCAATGGTCAAGGAAACATCTTTCACATCATTAGGTGTTTTTTCTATTGCTACGTATCCATATTCTTTGAAGATCCTATGGTCTCCCATTATTGATTCTCTCTATAGCAAGAAGATAGGACGTCGGAGGTCTTGGATCATTCCCATTCAATTAGCAAGCGGTCTCATGCTTTACATTCTGGGGCATTGTATAAGTAAAGGCTACATTTTCAGTGGTGTTGACGCAGCGTTCCATCCGGAGCAGACTGTAGAAAGTATGCGTACGGTCAAGATCTCAACTTTAACCTGGTATTTTGGATCTTTAGTCTTCCTTTGTGCCACTCAAGATATTGCTGTAGATGGCTGGGCATTAACTATATTGTCAAAGAGATCTTTATCATACGCTTCGACCGCACAGACAGTGGGGTTGAATATGGgttattttttatcattcactgtttttttatcattaaattcagGCGAATTCGTTAATAAATACTTCAGGAAGATACCACAAAAGTTTGGTTGGATTAGTCTTGGAGGTTATATGAAATTTGCCGGGTTTGTTTACGTTATAGTCACCATTTATGTTGGATTCTGCACAACAGAAAATCCGTTTATTTCTAACAAGAAGACTGGGATACTCCCTTACCATATTGATACTTCGGAAGATATtcatattgaagaaaagaaagatgatGATCTATATATTGAAACGAACGGCGATGAAGAAGACGGCTTTTCCGATAGGACAAGGAGTTTAGGTTTCATTTACAAGtgttttttcaaagtattgaaattaaaatcaGTTAGAACATTAACATTTATacatttgatttcaaagatAGCATTCCAATGTAATGAAGGCGCAAcaaatttgaaacttttAGAACAAGGATTTAAGAGGGAAGACTTAGCTGTTACCGTGTTAATCGATGTGCCCTTTGAGATAATATTCGGTTACTATGTTGCGAAATGGAGCTCAGAttcagaaaatgaaagacATCACCACTCTGATACAGAAGCTCACAAGAATACCAAGAGTCCGGTTCGCTTCAGGAAGTGGATCAAGTGGTTCGTCGGAGATGCTGGTGTCTTAACTCCATGGTTATGGGGCTATTTAGGTCGTCTCTTATCAGCTATTCTAGGTAGTTACGTCATCCATCAGTTTCCCAAAAATGGCGAATTAACGAAAggatatttctttttgatAATCATACAACATTTATTAGGTTCTTTCATGGCGACCGTTCAATTCGTAGGAATATCTGCATTCCATACCAGAATTGCTGACCCTGTTCTTGGTGGGACTTATATGACATTATTGAATACATTGAGTAATTTTGGTGGAACATGGCCTAGATTTTTCGTCATGTCAATGATCAATTATTTTACGATCTACGAATGTGAACTGCCAAATAGCgaagaaagaaatttaGTCTTTAAAGGTGGCAATATGGAGGTTTGTACTAATGGCTTACATGGAGAAGTTAAGATCATTCGAGATGGTTACTATGTGACAAATGCCCTATGTGTAGTACTTGGTGTGATactatatttttgttatttaaAGAGGAAGGCGCAGCAGCTACAAACCCTACCCATCAGTGCCTGGAGATGTAAGACGTGA
- the PDB1 gene encoding pyruvate dehydrogenase (acetyl-transferring) subunit E1 beta (similar to Saccharomyces cerevisiae PDB1 (YBR221C); ancestral locus Anc_6.119), which yields MSFRTPLLLRHIAKRVNGLSTPLRYQAMRLASSKTMTVREALNSAMAEELDRDDDVFIIGEEVAQYNGAYKVTKGLLDRFGERRVVDTPITEYGFTGLAVGAALKGLKPIVEFMSFNFSMQAIDHVVNSAAKTHYMSGGTQKCQIVFRGPNGAAVGVAAQHSQDYSAWYGSIPGLKVLVPYSAEDARGLLKAAIRDPNPVVFLENELLYGESFPISEEALSPDFTLPYTAKVEKEGKDISIVTYTRNVQFSLQAAEILEKQYGVSAEVINLRSIRPLDIDAIIKTVKKTNHLITVESTFPSFGVGAEIIAQVMESEAFDYLDAPIQRVTGADVPTPYAKELEDFAFPDPDTIVKAVKEVLSIE from the coding sequence atgtcGTTTAGAACCCCACTTTTATTAAGACATATCGCAAAAAGGGTTAATGGTCTATCCACTCCATTAAGATACCAAGCAATGAGATTGGCCTCTTCTAAAACCATGACGGTCAGAGAGGCATTGAACAGTGCAATGGCCGAAGAGTTGGATCGTGATGATGACGTTTTTATCATCGGGGAAGAAGTCGCACAATATAATGGTGCCTACAAGGTAACCAAGGGTTTACTCGACAGATTCGGCGAACGTAGAGTCGTTGATACACCAATTACTGAATATGGGTTTACTGGGCTTGCTGTCGGAGCAGCATTGAAGGGTTTGAAACCAATTGTGGAGTTCATGTCgtttaatttttccatgCAAGCCATTGATCATGTCGTAAACTCTGCAGCAAAGACTCATTACATGTCTGGTGGGACTCAAAAATGTCAAATTGTGTTTAGAGGACCTAATGGGGCTGCCGTTGGTGTAGCTGCTCAACATTCTCAGGATTATTCTGCTTGGTATGGCTCCATCCCCGGGTTAAAAGTATTGGTTCCTTATTCAGCAGAAGATGCTAGAGGTTTATTAAAAGCCGCCATTAGAGATCCCAACCCAGTTGTGTTTCTAGagaatgaattattatacGGTGAATCATTTCCAATATCTGAAGAAGCTTTATCTCCTGATTTTACTCTACCATATACAGCCAAAGTTGAGAAGGAAGGCAAAGATATATCTATAGTCACCTATACAAGAAACGTCCAATTCTCTTTACAAGCTGCAGAAATTCTCGAAAAGCAATACGGAGTCTCGGCAGAAGTCATTAATTTACGTTCAATAAGACCATTAGATATCGATGCTATTATTAAGACGGTCAAGAAAACCAATCATTTGATTACGGTTGAATCTACTTTCCCATCATTTGGGGTAGGTGCAGAGATTATTGCTCAAGTTATGGAATCTGAAGCATTTGATTATCTCGATGCTCCAATCCAAAGAGTTACTGGGGCAGATGTTCCAACTCCTTATGCAAAGGAACTAGAGGATTTTGCGTTCCCAGATCCAGATACTATTGTCAAAGCAGTGAAAGAAGTTCTATCTATTGAATAG
- the HPC2 gene encoding Hpc2p (similar to Saccharomyces cerevisiae HPC2 (YBR215W); ancestral locus Anc_6.111): protein MTAYKSPNITADMAKSVYTKREELATTGKTLKRKAINTENSNPKREKKASATLTTGDINARRIPNIAQELAKNRNFVKTSSPSLSPSSDSNITTASSFSTSAQTILSNIVPKNEDQGQESNVKPTVKQRSKPKVKPKPKEGQPSTETSKPKTTIKKPSVTAKAIKPKPVVQSIEHKENLPNKSLKISSLLTSDTDESNTTNIPIKPKVILPTQSMSASKLVVDNLQDTIIARTPTPVNVEPTQVLTKKPAHLKRSQSSLAVSLKRNIPTAVEKAQKSNSMSTPSITPKKKSTKKKPLHTSKQTEVKPDDTVAQTTPKSAPRLVPPPPLKSASLVDVFENPSTKSIENSEANGIILDIPLYSTRSNDYLDENGTVVFNVYRLLQENASTKEDIESLKKMKRNLLTQLNDKPESVISTGRPDDYKNNNTLEEEDEDGAVTVIRDEEDEMLDDEEATETSPKKRSHPMKGKSMIGKYDFDDPFIDDTELLWEEQQASTKDGFFVYFGPLVEKGQYARLEKTSTTTKRGSSKK from the coding sequence ATGACTGCCTATAAAAGTCCAAACATAACGGCGGATATGGCCAAGTCAGTCTACACTAAAAGGGAAGAGCTAGCAACGACTGGCAAAACATTGAAAAGGAAGGCTATCAATACAGAGAATAGTAACCCAAAGAGAGAAAAGAAGGCTTCGGCTACATTAACTACTGGCGACATCAATGCAAGGAGGATACCAAATATAGCTCAGGAACTAGCTAAGAATAGAAATTTTGTGAAAACCTCCTCGCCATCTCTCTCACCATCTTCGGATTCAAATATTACCACGGCGAGTTCTTTCTCGACAAGTGCACAGACAATACTCTCCAACATTGTTCCAAAAAATGAGGACCAAGGTCAAGAAAGTAATGTAAAACCTACCGTGAAACAACGATCAAAACCAAAAGTCAAGCCTAAACCGAAAGAGGGGCAGCCATCCACAGAGACTTCTAAACCTAAGACAACCATCAAAAAACCATCAGTAACTGCCAAAGCTATTAAACCTAAGCCAGTGGTACAGTCTATTGAGCACAAAGAAAACCTACCCAATAAGTCGTTGAAGATTTCGTCTCTTTTAACATCAGATACAGACGAAAGCAATACAACCAACATCCCCATAAAACCCAAAGTTATTCTTCCGACGCAGAGCATGTCAGCTTCTAAACTTGTAGTGGATAATCTTCAAGACACAATAATAGCTAGAACACCGACGCCAGTTAACGTAGAACCGACACAAGTATTAACAAAGAAGCCTGCTCATCTAAAACGTAGTCAAAGTTCACTCGCGGTATCCCTGAAAAGGAATATACCCACCGCAGTCGAGAAAGCCCAGAAGTCTAATTCGATGTCTACTCCTTCTATAACtccaaagaagaaatctaCTAAGAAGAAACCCTTACATACATCGAAACAAACAGAGGTAAAACCGGATGATACAGTTGCTCAAACGACACCTAAATCTGCACCAAGATTGGTTCCTCCTCCACCATTAAAATCGGCTTCATTGGTTGATGTATTTGAAAATCCCTCCACAAAAAGCATAGAAAATAGTGAAGCGAACGGAATAATACTCGATATTCCTTTATATTCAACAAGGAGTAATGATTATTTAGATGAAAATGGTACTGTTGTATTCAATGTCTATAGattattacaagaaaacgcatcaacaaaagaagatattgaatccttaaagaaaatgaagaggAACCTTCTTACCcaattgaatgataaaCCTGAATCGGTAATTTCCACAGGTCGGCCGGACGATTATAAGAACAACAATACTCTTGAAGAGGAAGACGAAGATGGTGCAGTTACCGTCATAcgtgatgaagaagatgaaatgCTGGATGACGAAGAAGCAACTGAGACATCGCCAAAGAAAAGATCACACCCCATGAAGGGAAAAAGTATGATTGGGAAGTATGACTTTGACGATCCTTTCATAGACGATACCGAATTATTATGGGAAGAACAACAAGCATCAACTAAAGATGGGTTCTTCGTCTATTTCGGCCCGTTAGTAGAGAAAGGACAATATGCTCGTTTGGAGAAGACAAGCACTACTACAAAAAGAGGTAGCAGTAAGAAATGA